A single window of Ictalurus furcatus strain D&B chromosome 3, Billie_1.0, whole genome shotgun sequence DNA harbors:
- the mtres1 gene encoding mitochondrial transcription rescue factor 1, with amino-acid sequence MQSLSVQALTLRQLGRLTSLQVPCAWHGASLLLRCPRALHARQLWGPSAPLVQRSAALLKHRGAARGPPYQQTRFKGYKKKKGRAGSAQEEEDEEEEEEDPEASDYEDELQEDPSLPKDYKDHQKAVQSLRFDLVMKTGLDVARHKIEDAFYDHKLRLNGQKLIKKSKTVKVGDTLDLIVEEDKEKDEVTLKRVVLKKIVGETNDGEKQKVLLRSWKHLQLPKRDAFRE; translated from the exons ATGCAGAGTTTATCGGTCCAGGCTCTGACCCTGCGCCAGCTCGGGAGACTCACGTCGCTGCAGGTTCCGTGCGCGTGGCACGGCGCGAGTTTATTGCTGCGCTGTCCGCGAGCGCTCCACGCACGTCAGCTCTGGGGCCCGAGCGCTCCTCTGGTTCAGCGCTCGGCCGCACTCTTAAAGCACCGAGGCGCCGCGCGCGGTCCGCCCTACCAGCAAACACGCTTTAAGGGCTATAAGAAGAAAAAGGGGCGAGCTGGAAGTGCtcaggaggaagaggacgaagaagaagaggaagaggatcCGGAGGCCAGCGATTACGAGGACGAGCTGCAGGAGGATCCCAGTTTACCCAAAGACTATAAAGATCACCAGAAAGCAGTTCAGTCGCTACGCTTCGACCTCGTGATGAAGACGGGACTCGACGTCGCCAGGCA TAAAATCGAGGATGCTTTCTACGACCACAAGCTGAGGCTGAACGGACAGAAGCTCATAAAGAAAAGCAAAACT GTGAAAGTGGGAGACACGCTGGACCTGATCGTCGAGGAGGACAAAGAGAAGGACGAGGTGACGCTGAAGAGAGTCGTCCTGAAGAAGATCGTGGGAGAAACGAACGacggagagaaacagaaagtgcTGCTGCGAAGCTGGAAACATCTCCAACTTCCCAAACGAGACGCCTTCAGAGAATAA
- the matn3b gene encoding matrilin-3b yields MAWFVHTLMRFLTALLLMMMMEAEATYGPYRFIQDRPAARRRPLTYSRPAHGNIINGGMDHPPVVPVVPPKLTLTKPCVTAPPKVPTPTVTTTPAPPPTLPTTTPITLPLSTLSATTPPAAPPPTHPAPAEVCKSRPLDLVFVIDSSRSVRPAEFEKVKVFLSDLVDTLDVGVDATRVGLVNYASTVNIEFLLKTYANKADLKRAFSRVEPLSTGTMTGLAIKTAMEHTFTEESGARTANKNIPKVAIIVTDGRPQDKVEEVSASARALGIEIYAVGVDRADMKSLQAMASQPLDDHVFYVETYGVIEKLTSKFRETLCGINACALGHDCEHECVNNYNSYYCKCREGYVLNPDKKTCSQAKEARGDLVEEPCMCEAQIAFQRKVHHSIKEINGKHILSHHCYECAHS; encoded by the exons ATGGCCTGGTTTGTACACACGTTGATGCGTTTCCTGACAGcactgctgctgatgatgatgatggaggccGAGGCGACATACGGACCGTACAGATTTATCCAGGACAGACCTGCAGCGAGACGCAGACCACTGACCTACAGCAGACCTGCTCATGGAAACATCATCAATGGAGGTATGGACCAC CCTCCAGTTGTGCCAGTGGTGCCACCAAAGCTAACGCTAACCAAGCCGTGCGTCACAGCGCCACCCAAAGTGCCCACTCCAACCGTAACCACAACTCCAGCCCCTCCTCCCACTTTACCCACCACGACGCCCATCACCCTGCCGCTCAGTACCCTGAGTGCCACCACTCCCCCTGCTGCTCCTCCTCCCACTCATCCAG CTCCGGCAGAGGTGTGCAAGAGCCGCCCGCTGGACCTGGTGTTCGTCATCGACAGCTCTCGCAGCGTACGTCCTGCCGAATTCGAGAAGGTCAAAGTGTTCCTCTCGGACCTGGTGGACACGCTGGACGTTGGCGTCGATGCCACGCGTGTCGGATTGGTCAACTACGCCAGCACGGTCAATATCGAGTTCCTCCTGAAGACGTACGCCAACAAAGCGGATCTCAAACGTGCCTTCTCTCGGGTCGAGCCGCTCTCCACCGGGACCATGACCGGCTTGGCCATCAAAACGGCGATGGAGCACACGTTCACCGAAGAGTCCGGCGCTAGGACGGCGAATAAAAACATCCCGAAGGTGGCCATCATCGTAACGGACGGGCGGCCGCAGGACAAAGTGGAGGAGGTGTCGGCTTCAGCGAGGGCTCTCGGGATCGAGATCTACGCCGTCGGAGTGGACAGGGCCGACATGAAATCTCTGCAAGCGATGGCGAGCCAGCCGCTGGACGATCACGTGTTCTACGTGGAGACGTACGGCGTGATCGAGAAACTCACGTCCAAGTTTAGGGAAACTCTCTGTG GCATCAATGCATGTGCCCTCGGACACGACTGCGAGCACGAATGCGTGAACAACTACAACTCGTACTACTGCAAGTGCAGAGAGGGATATGTGCTTAACCCGGACAAGAAAACATGCTCACAAGCCAAGG AGGCTCGTGGTGATTTGGTGGAGGAACCGTGCATGTGTGAAGCTCAGATCGCGTTCCAGAGGAAAGTCCATCACAGTATTAAAGAGATAAATGGCAAACATATCCTTTCACATCACTGCTACGAGTGCGCTCATTCATAA